From the Paenibacillus sp. R14(2021) genome, the window TCTGAAGATGCTCTACCGCGACGCAGAGGTGCTTATTTTCGATGAGCCGTCTGCCGTTCTGACGCCGCAGGAGATCGAAGAGCTTAGCAAAATTATGCTGAAGCTGGTAGCCGAGCGCAAATCGATTATTCTGATTACCCACAAGCTGAAGGAAATCAAAGCGGTTGCGGACCGCTGCACGGTTATCCGCAGAGGCAAGACGATCGGCACGGTCGATGTCAAAACGACCAATGAACTGCAAATGGCGGAAATGATGGTTGGCCGCAACGTTTCGTTCAAAGTGAACAAAGAACGCAGCAAGCCGGGTGAAGTTATCCTGAAGCTGGAACAACTGACCGTCAATAACAACAAGAAAGTAGCCGGGCTGAAGAGCTTCAACCTCGACGTTCGCGCAGGGGAAATTGTTGGTATTGCGGGCGTGGAAGGCAATGGTCAAACGGAGCTGGTGGAAGCGATTACAGGACTGCGCAAGACGGAAAGCGGGCGTATTCTTCTTCAAGGAAAGGACATCACGCGCGATTCCATCCGGTCGCGGATCGATAAAGGGATTGCTCATATTCCGGAGGATCGGCATAAGCGGGGCCTGGTGCTTGACTATACACTGGAAGAGAACATGATCTTGGAAGTGTACAATAAGCAGCCGTTCTCGAAGCGCTGGATTCTGAACCGGTCCGCGATTCGGAAATATACGAGCGACATTCTTAGCAGCTTCGACGTACGCTCGGGACGCGGTCCTGTGTCCGTCTCGCGTTCGTTGTCAGGCGGTAACCAGCAGAA encodes:
- a CDS encoding ABC transporter ATP-binding protein, which translates into the protein MEFVVEMINIHKEFPGVIANDDITLQLRKGEIHALLGENGAGKSTLMSILFGMYQPDSGSIKVGGKQVRIANPNVANNYGIGMVHQHFKLVSNFTVTENIILGNELTRGGVLNIQGASRKIEELSKHYGLNVDPHAKIEDISVGMQQRVEILKMLYRDAEVLIFDEPSAVLTPQEIEELSKIMLKLVAERKSIILITHKLKEIKAVADRCTVIRRGKTIGTVDVKTTNELQMAEMMVGRNVSFKVNKERSKPGEVILKLEQLTVNNNKKVAGLKSFNLDVRAGEIVGIAGVEGNGQTELVEAITGLRKTESGRILLQGKDITRDSIRSRIDKGIAHIPEDRHKRGLVLDYTLEENMILEVYNKQPFSKRWILNRSAIRKYTSDILSSFDVRSGRGPVSVSRSLSGGNQQKAIIGREIELNPDLLIAVQPTRGLDVGSIEYIHKRLIEHRDKGKAVLLISLELDEVLNVSDRIAVVNGGELIGIVDASETNEKEIGLLMAGVSKGGEQ